The Priestia megaterium genome has a window encoding:
- a CDS encoding DUF4183 domain-containing protein yields MPSTNLLYFTFSDGQKRLYTNNDGIAQYGTTEILAPEEASYINLFINGILQPDINYQIQKGSLTLLTEEVPSKEVPIIIQFVLINKEV; encoded by the coding sequence ATTCCCTCCACTAATTTATTATATTTTACTTTTTCAGATGGTCAAAAACGCCTATATACCAATAATGATGGGATAGCTCAATATGGAACCACTGAAATATTGGCACCTGAAGAAGCTTCTTATATCAATTTATTTATTAATGGTATTCTACAGCCTGATATTAATTATCAAATTCAAAAAGGAAGCTTAACTTTACTCACAGAAGAAGTACCTTCAAAAGAGGTTCCCATTATTATCCAATTTGTGTTAATTAATAAGGAAGTATAA
- a CDS encoding DUF4183 domain-containing protein, with protein MPIVKPFMNSLRFSSTAGAGTGTGATYSILATAFTTDGGTAATVFPTAPAYYNLYINGQIQTGDTSTVTNSFITIPDGDTLASATPIVVEFVVN; from the coding sequence ATGCCAATCGTTAAGCCCTTTATGAATTCTTTAAGGTTTAGTAGCACTGCAGGAGCAGGAACAGGTACTGGCGCTACCTATAGTATTCTTGCTACAGCTTTTACTACTGATGGAGGAACAGCTGCTACAGTTTTTCCAACTGCTCCTGCTTATTATAATCTTTATATTAACGGGCAAATTCAAACAGGTGATACTTCAACAGTTACTAATAGTTTTATTACCATTCCTGATGGAGACACCCTTGCATCTGCTACCCCTATTGTGGTTGAATTTGTTGTAAACTAA